Genomic DNA from Alicyclobacillus fastidiosus:
TCCGCGCCTCGAGATTCGTCGAGCAAGCGCGCCTCGCGTATATTGAGGGGCAGGTGGACGCCGCGTTGCGACTGCTCGAGCAAGCGGTGGCAGAGGACCCACTGAACGACGAGGCGCAGGCTATGAAAACTGAGTTATCGGCACTTCATCCAAGCGATGAGGATGCCTTCAAGGAGGATTCCAGTGAGTCAACAGAACCCGATTCGAATCGCGATTGCAGGTGCCAAGGGGAGGATGGGGCGCGAAGCTGTTAAAACCATCGATGCCGCGCCCGACATGGTCTTGGCTGGCGTGCTCGTGCGCCGTGCAGACGAGGAAACGCTCGCATTTCCCACAGGCGTGTACGACGACCCAGTACGCTTGCTGGAGACGGAACAGCCGGATGTGTGGCTCGATCTGACGACGCCCGACACAGTCGTGTCTCATGTCGATCTCGCCTTTGCCCACGGTGTGCGCCCGGTCGTCGGCGCTACCGGCTACCAGGAGGCAGACCTGGCGCGCTGGAACGATCAGGCCAGCCAAACGGGCATTGGCGGCATCG
This window encodes:
- a CDS encoding tetratricopeptide repeat protein, producing MSAARLIQAAYAYLYIGDFAEAKAAFERAIQEEPDNAEAYFCASITAHRSGHNEEAEAYIERAMSLSPDVALYSAQYHTIRASRFVEQARLAYIEGQVDAALRLLEQAVAEDPLNDEAQAMKTELSALHPSDEDAFKEDSSESTEPDSNRDCRCQGEDGARSC
- the dapB gene encoding 4-hydroxy-tetrahydrodipicolinate reductase — encoded protein: MPSRRIPVSQQNPIRIAIAGAKGRMGREAVKTIDAAPDMVLAGVLVRRADEETLAFPTGVYDDPVRLLETEQPDVWLDLTTPDTVVSHVDLAFAHGVRPVVGATGYQEADLARWNDQASQTGIGGIACPNFAIGALLMMRFAKEAAKWMPRAEIIELHHDKKKDMPSGTAIRTAREMETEYEIPIHSVRLPGLVAHQEVLFGGTGETLTIRHDSLTRESFMPGVLVACRGVMQLRQMVYGLEHLLW